The DNA segment gactGTATTGCTTTTGCCATTCTTTCAAAAGATTTTTccatcacaaaattttgctacttatgtcaaatattttcacagttaAATGAAGTTAAAGATAAGCTTAAAGATCAAACTATATAACTACCAATCTTTCTTTAAATGGTAGGACTggcttaaaaattttaattagatttgattttgcaaagttttgcagaaaatagAAGCCTTATACTGTATCCTTAATTCTCATCATTGTCATTCAGACACAACTTCCTGAAAAATCCTCGCTTCCTTCCCCTGTCGGAACCTCGAGCGTCAAGGTTGTTGACCAAAGATCAACCGAAGCAGAAGATTTTAAAAGCTGGGAGAGAAGTGGCTCAAGAATTGTAAGATTTCTATTGGTTTTCTCAATAGTTATTTTTCCGATGCTAATGATGTAGTAAACCAGGACTTAGGAGATTCACCCACGTTGTTGGGGTAATATTATATATGACCTTTTATAGTGGGTAAATTTTGTTGCCGTTAGCTACAAGATTTTTCACAATgatatttaatttcattttgtttaaatagttGAGGTCTGCATGACCCACAAAAGTATTTGTTATCCCGAATTTGAAGAGTAAATTATAAGACAGAACAGACCGTATATATGTTGTCGGCCCAGTAGCCGAGTGGTTCGAGCGCTGGCCTCGCAATAAATGTGGCTTGTGTTCCCTGTTCGATACTCAGTGGCACCATACCCTTGTAACGCCCTTGGGCAGGCCATTAaagacacttgctcctgttcagtggacctggtggatAGTTCTAATTTAGGgcaatattataaaaaaatacaaaacaccaaaataaaaaatgtttgacaatCGGAGCTTGCACAAAGACTAGCTCGGTAGCCAGGGCTCGAACGATGAAGAATCGTCActgggtttaagtcgtgcaaagactttccttagttcgaggataaagattatcatgcCATACCATTGTAGTGTCAGAATAGCATGCTGCAATTGCTACTGTTTTATTACGCTGCTTCTTGCTTTTGGGTAAAACaagatttataattttaataaaattataatttaagcTTGTCTTAAAATGTAACTCATTCTGTTGCTTGGTTTAATTCAGGATGACCGAGGAAAATATTCAAGTTTTTGCTGCTAATCCACCCGTTGTTACTTTCACCGAATGGAGTGTTGGAAGAGTTTATGAAGTTAGCTTTCAGATTTTTAAAGCTATTGGTCCTAAAATACTggtatgttttttttgttttaagtaaattatttattttcctTCACAGGCAATCTTGGAATTAAGAAATGTCAGCACAGTAAGTAGGCAGTTGCGTGTTCTTCCACCGAAAACATCTTATTTCTCACTCGGACTCGGTAAGTTTTCTTAGACTTTGCAGACAAATAGCACCTAcacttttcacttttttatttgctgtCTGAATACATTTTACAAGctatgtttatttaaaaatgagAAAGCATTGGCAAGAgcattgcaaactttttaccAATCCTACGTGAGTTTTTGATGCTTGTTTTTCTGTGCAGGGAAATACCCCGGTTCAGAGGGCCTAGTTGCACCAGGAATAAGCACCCAGTACAACGTGCGGTTCATGCCAGAATCACTTTCTGACTACGAAGACAAGATACAGGTGATCTCGCAAGCAGCGTGCCCTCTAGTGGTGAAGGTGAAAGCTAAGAGAACGCCACCAGCCCTGACAAGTATGTTGTTAGTTTGGTCATGATGCTTGGAAGTTTCGTTATTTCATTACGTAGAGCTTTTATTTGGTATTAGCAGTGTAACTTTTATGACTCCAATTTTCTGGTGAATTCTGTTGAATCTCTTGAGGATTACACAGTAGGTTTAGTATTATGCTCCTCTGTGCTCTGCAAAGTACCTTTGACTAAGGCACAATTGAGTTTGTTCTTTTTAAATTCTAAAATAATTCTCTGTTTGAAGTATCTGACAAAATTCAGTGTGGTTATTGCCTGGTCAGTGGAGTTAAAAGTATTGAGCTTCCGATAAAAAACGTCGGTGGAAATGGAAGATTTTGTATCTTGAAGAAATGTATGTGGCCTGCTGCTAATTTCAAGGTTAGTAAACACGTACTATTTATTGTAATGACGCGTGCTATTTACAAGCCATTGCGTcaactaaatattttgaaacaatgcAGAAATATGGTAAACTTGTACAGTTGTAGTTAATCTAGTTGCATTACTAAACTACTAGCTTGTTAATCTTTGCTTAACTATGTCATATTTTCAGAGTCTTGAGTCTGAGTCTTGAGTCATCTTGAGTCTTAACTATGTCATATTTTCAGACCGTTGTTAATCCCAGTTGTTTGGATCTTGGGGTTTTTCAAATCCGACCCTCAGTCTTCGAGGTGTTGGCTGGGGAACGCATCTCATTGGAACTTCTCTTTGCTCCTGATGAGATCAAGGATTACTCGGAAGACCTTGTGCTCATTTGTGATAACTGCCAAGTGAAATATTTCACAATCCAAGGTTTTAAGTCATTTTCCGAATCGTTTGTCactgaacataaatttttatacCCGACTTCgttaaaatcaaaacaaaaaatcaggCTAAACTAGTATTCCATATGCCATTTATATATTGATAGAATAATTAATAAACctgttttggtgaaattgtttttgaagaaaaaacagCTAAGAATAGATAAACCAAAAATAGTGACAATGCTAAACACATCTCTCCCTTCAAGTTTGCTCAATGTCACGACCTAATAATTCTCATCAAAGGATGCGGAGAGAGTGCGGCAGTTGAGTTGGTGAGTGTCAGCGATGGAGGAGAGGAGCCTCACCGGGTCGGCGAGATATCCGATCTCACCGCCAACCACCTTGTCCGTTTTCCCTCACTCAATCCTCATTCCTTCTACATGAAGCAGATCATCATCCATAACTCAACGTGAGTCTTTCTTGAACTGCTTTGAACTTTGACATGTTTTGTGTGCTTGTTGACAATGACAACTCTATTAGTTGACAATGAAAGAAGTGCATTGCAACTGAGTTGACAACGATTTGATATGTACAGTGTTgcaattttgattttgttattgtCCGCTTGTCATTAATTACCAATGGTGTGGTTAACATTACACACAACGCTgtattttcatcattttttgtATGTTTCTTGGTAAACCGAGCGATCAAATCAAAGGCAGTTTATGCAGTGTAATCCTGACACCACCGCCCTTAGATGGGTACGGATGTTTCATGTCATAATCTTTATCACTTAGAAATGTGGAGATGCCATTCTCATGGCATATCTTGAAGCCAAATCTCCGATCAGCATTGGACACACTTTCAGTGGAAGACATCAACTGGGAGAATTTTGAGTTTTATCCGGATCCTTCCTCTCCATTCTTTGTTGAACCTCGCAGTGGAAACATCCAACCGAATGGGATCCATGAATTTGTTATCACCTTTGCGCCAAACCAGGTGaagtataaaaatatactttatCCAGGATCTCACCAGAGTCACAGGGTGGATCTGATGATGCCGGtgttattaacaaaaaaaatcagcAAAGCTTACGGATGAAATATAAGACACACTTCCTATAGCATTCAACTTATTCAACTTTGTAGACGCTTGGGTGGAATATTGAGATACAGCGGCACGCTTTTCGCTATTGCTTTCAAAAACTGCTTGTACTGTTTGCAACTTTTAATAAATAGTATGCTTTATAATATCTCTGCCAAGATGGCTTTTAATCAGTAGTCAGTACAGCATGTGATTTAACTGTAGGTTGGTGATTACACGAACGTCTTTCATCTAGTCCTGAGTAACGTCCCGGACAACAAGCAGCAGGTCACGATTGCGAAAGTTCCGTCCAGTGCGAGTAGTGAAGCCGTTGAAAAGTCGAGTCATGCAAATCGCGATGAGTCAGCACCCAGGTTATCAAGGTCAAGTTCCGGTGTTCAGGTTCGTGTAATATTTGcacatatgacgtcacaatgacgtCTTATTCTATTATTATTACAACGTGCTTGGCACCTGTATTCACCctgaaatgttttataaacagtGGCCACTGGTTGTACCGCTTGCCAGCgatttctaaaattttgtcaaccatttcaacaaaaagtCAGTATGTTTTAATGAAAGCGCATATTTTAACAACAGTTTGCATCGGTGCCAAAAGTTGCCTCCCTACGTGAAGTCATATCTCTTGAAATTGAGGTTCAAGGTCAGAGCATCCCTTACTCGGTTCTCCTACACCCCCCAGCTATTGTGGTGCCTGGAAGCGTGCTTGTTGGCGCCACCGTACGGCGACCATTACGGATGGCAAATTACAGGTACCTGTTCATTGTTGGTTTATTCTATCCCAGATTGCACAGGTACGAAACAAAGAGGTTATCCGCACCATTGACATACCATTTCTGGTCGTATCATTTTCTCTTCTTAATAAGCAGTTTAACTTCGTAAATGTAACTGTCGATGGAATTGTGATACTGCCAGTTGttaagttgttgtttttcttttggttTCCACGATTCTCTGCATTTTAACCCATCGCCGTAGTTCACATTCAAACCTTTGCATCTATCAACAGTTTGGCTCCGGTTCAATTTCAGTGGGACAGCGAGTCGACCCCGAATATTGTCGAAGTGAAGCCCCCTATGGGGCTGATTGACCCCGGTGAAGTAGCCGACCTTGAAGTGACCCTGACTGGGTCAAAACCGGGACCGCTGACGTGCGACTTAACATGTTCCATAGAGCACCAAGACCAACCAATGAAATTGAGCGTCGCGGCAGAAATCAAAGGCCCAGAGGTTGTCATTGGTAAGTGACGTCAATGTTTATGTTAGTTGAGTCATTTATGACGTGATATAGTTTGCGTTAGGCCAAGTTAACCAGGTAATCAGCCAATTCGACATCCATCTTTTCTCAGATAACCTTTCCATAAATTATGGACTTATTCAACTGGGCACGTCTGTCACGGAGAAGCTGTACATAAGGAATACCACGCAGCTAAACGCGCGCTGGAACCTTATCCAGGCCGATAATGAAAAGTAAGCcagcaaattttttgttcGTGTTCGGCATTTTCAACTAAGGATTAGTAACAAGTAACTGTAAGGATACTTGTCGTTGTGACATCATCCACCGCGTATCCTATCGTTTTCGGTTTTAACATTTCGCTAAAGACATATTTGACaggttgattttttttattttttttaaattatttctgCTTTTTACATTAGTTCGGGTTTGGTTGTTTGGCCTTCATACGGTGAATTGCAATCTCTCGGAAAACAGGAAGTTACCGTGACCTTTAAACCCACTTTCTGCCAATCACTGAACACTTTTCTTAATCTCGAAGTCTTCGGAGGTCGAGGTTTGAGTGTTGCGGTTAGAGGCGAAGTTCAAACCCAACAGGTCAGAACAATTAAGAAAAAAAGCGTtatgtgatgtaacaatcgCAATTGTTACCAACTCTATATAGAAAGGATTGAGAAAGTGTTCCTTGCATGCGCCTTGTACCTTGCTCAGGTCTGTTTCGAAGATTGCACCCTGGTGCTGCAAGAAACTTTCCTGTCAGTACCAAAGACATCGACTGTAAAGTTGATCAATCAAACCCTATTTCCTACGTCATTCATGTTCGAAAAATCTCGTGGAAACAAGTCGTGTGACGCCGATGCTTATCCACCCACAGGCGTGCTTGGACCTAGAGAAGAACGTCTTGTTGAGGTGTTGATAATGTTCTTTTCGATTTAGAATGTTGTCTTGTCTATTTTGTAAGCATTATTTGGAAACCTAGGAAAGGCCGATTTTGGGTTCAGCTGTAAAggtattttattgtttgcttgtgATAAGTTTTGCTAAACACTTTTGAATTCCTGGCCAAAACTTTTTGAATCACTTTGTCACGAAATGGATCCGATTTTGGTAACAACCGTCTTACGTCTTCcatatattttccaaatttagaTGGCAGACCACATAAAATTCCACatgaaaacacatttctacaTATTCTCAGtgtttttaaagtgtttttggTGACCGAAATGGTCTCCTAAATTACTCCAGCAGCCTCTAGAAATTTATACATCTGCAactacagcagaaaattagcagATAGTCTTTAAAAGTCTAAACATTTCTGAGCAGCCGTCACAGTTAAACACTGCTTACCACATTCAGATCACCTTCACAAGCAACGTAAACGGCGAAGTTACCGACCTCTATCTTCCTTGCAAGATTGAAGGGATGAAGCATCCGGTAGTACTCGGCTTCTATGCGAATGTTCTGGGTTTATCGGTTGAACTTTCCACGCCAGGATTTGATGGGTAGGCGGCATTTTAACGGTAGTAGAAATAGCATTTTACTGAAGGATTTGTATCTTTGTAGCCGTAGCCATTTGCTCGTTCTTGTTGGATTAATCGGCAAATGATTGTTCTACTTAATCTACTGTAATTGGGGAGTTTTCTCTTTTTCCATTACAGTCCAGATTTGAAACTTGATTATGGGCCTTGGGTCGGAAAACTTGAAACCAGCAAAGTTCTTGTAACAAACTTGACCGCTATTAGAGCTCCCTGGACCGCATCTGTCCAAAATTTCAAGGTGAAGTTATCAGTTCTTTAATGACTTTgtgtttattaatttttttttttcggTTTACCGACTCAACATCTTGCTACTTTCCTCTACGCGCTTTAacttaaataatattttacgTCAGAGTCGTCCACCGTTGCCCAGGCAACCAGCGCATGACTTCAAAAGCGTAAAATCGCGTCGTGCGATGCTTGGACGGACTCCAAATCTCGCCGATCCTCTAGCGAAGAGCGCGACTCAAGCGATGGCCGGTTTGTCTTGTCCTTTCATTGTCTGGTCCTGCATAAGGTTTAAGCCGGGGTTTTGATTTACTCCGTTATAGTCATTTTTTATCTAATATGGATTGACTGTCAGTGTGCTGGCAACAATGACTTTGCCCTCATGGTTGCCTCGATGGCTGCGTAAGTGGAAGAATTTGTCGATACGCGTTATTGTACGCGTGGCTATGGCGGATGATTTCAATAGATTTTCAACTCAACAATGCAGCAACCTTGACCGTTGCTCCATACTATTTGCGATCTGCTGAAAAAATGTGCAAACTGCTATAATATGGTTTATGTAACGTGCAAAAACTGCCGCAGCCTGCCATGCGTTATTGATTTGTCTTCAGAGTATAACCTGCTGTGCTTAATACCGTACGAACGACATGGCTGTTCTTTTTGTACGGTTACTATCGTcgaaatttctttttatcttTGCCGTAAACTTTGTCTCCTCAATACTTtagaattttaacaaaaactgacGTCTACCACAGAACACTCCAAGTTGATGCTTCGAGATGGCAGAGGCCTGGCGTTTGCCGTTGAACCGGAACGCGGCTTTTTGGAGCCTTACCAAAGCCAGGAGATAAACGTCACAGCTTACTCTGACATGTGGGGACGCTACAATGACGTTTTTACTTGCCAGATAGAAGGTAAGAGATGTAGATACTTCTGTAGagaattcatttttttattttcattgcgATTTGCAAGTGGCTTGTATAAGAGTTTGAGAAAAGTTTATTCGCCAAATTTTCTATTTATAAACATCTTGCCTAGTTTCGCTCATTATGGCAAGATTATTGGATTGACCGATCAATTAATGCAAATAAAGTCAGAGAACGTGATGCGTAAAAGACAGAAAAAGAACAAGTATCATCCCGAGTCACCAGCCACCTTTTACCATTCTAACACGACTGACAAAACTTATTGTGCATATAAACTAACAGGTTTGGAGGCGAAGACCATTCCTATAGAGGCGAATGTAGTTGGTTCCCCTCTCACTTTCCAGGTTGCCAACGACAACCAGAAGGCGGTCGTGGTCAGATACGGCACTCGTCTGGAAGGGGGCTCCCCCGTGACCAGGAAGCTGAGAATTAACAACACGAGTCCGCACGGTGGGGTCGTGTTTCTGCCCttctttgttttcagtttttccCAAAAACTGACGGTTCTGGTATTAAACATACAACAATGTTGATTCCGCTTTTCACGCATTTCTTCAGTAGGAAAATAATATTTCTCCGAAATGCTCATACTTTGAAGTATTTCTTAAAATGATCAAGCAAGCTTTCTATTTCTTTCCGCTAGATGTCAGGCTAGATTGGCGCACTTTCAACTATCCGGAACCTGACGACAAGAAAATTATTGATTTCAAGATCTGGTTCGGGGAGGCCTTTCCACTGCTCACGGAGAAGACTTCTGACGTATCTTTTAAGTCATCGTTACGTCATCTTAGCGAAATCCCGGACTCGCCGACTTCACAGGTAGACATCACAGATTACCAACCAATTCGTAGAGAAGTTgacataaaaacataaattactTAATTGTTTTACTAGGACAAAAATTAAGAATATATCTGATGCAATCAtgcattgttttgttgttattttatatcGAGCGTGGTTAACATGTCACTTCCGGTAAGCCAATTGACCTCGGAAAACATCTTGGTCAATGGCAagaaagttttgtaattttgcacAAATTTTCTAAGATTTAACCATTTTGATCGAAATTATTACAAAcgaaaacaattgaaaatatttagtcACACAACCAACGGCATGGATCATCAAAAATCTGTGCGCTTGTTCGAAATGATCTTTCTGCAATCAGTCAAGGGTTTTACAACAAACAGCCATGATCCAGCCATTTGTGTGTTACCATGATCCTTTCAAATGCGTTTCCATTAACACACATCAACGTCGATTGTTATCGTTGCTGAAACGATAAGACGGGTGAATGAAATTGTCATAAGTGTACGATCTGCTCATTGCTTTCACAAACCAACAGATTAGATCTGTGTCAACCACAAAAAAAGGAGCGTACGGGCGTTGTTTTACTCATAGAAGAGATATAAGTGGTTATATTTGCCGAATCTAATCTGGCCTCAATTGAATTGCCGCCCAGATCTCTGCCGTCATTTTTTTGTACTAGATGTaaagattttatgttttacctatgtttttccttttttatgttttatgttttttgtttttatgttttactgCAGATGGCAGTACACAGCATATGATACCGGTCCACGCCCATTGCACTCACAGGCTAGACTGGGCTGGCATGACCAAGTATTACATAACATAAATCATATAACTCCCAAACGGGCATGGTCATGCAAATACTGTGTTGGAGATTGATGCCAACACGAAACATCAACCGTCGAAATGCCACGCAcgttattttaacattttgcatgttttaaacGCTTGAGGCTGTGGGCGCCTATTTGCAGTCACAATACGACTGCAAGTATTAAGTATAGTATTGTTTGTTGTCAGCAAAATTGCTCACAATAAACGCTTAGCTGTCAGGTATTGCCTTAATTAACTCTGTAACTTGCTGAACTGCTCATTCACAAAAACCTTCGCATTATATTCGAACGAATATGAAGCCCACTAAAGCTTGCTGCTCGCACAAAACTGAcgtacagcattgaagcaacTTTTAAATCGTCTTTTCcctgaacacaccacctgcccGTCGGCTGAACCTGGCTTTTTTATTCATGTTTTGTGGGTATACCTAATTATGGGTTTAATGGCCGTGCCATGATGCCAGAAATTATTAGATTATATTTTTTGAGCACGTTTGAAGCCTTTTTGACATTGTCGCTTTTCCCGTTCATGAACGCATACTAATAACATCTGGCTTCATTTTTTCGTCCCAACCGcgcttttgatgaaaaataaaacgactGAAGCACAACAGACACCAGTAGGCATTGGCGTGCAAACAGATTTTccatataaaaagtataagcTTCAAGACAACCAGACCGACTCTAGCAACCGTATATTATGTACAACTTATTGCGTTAAAGTCCCagtaaaaacttaaatttgtttgatttagATGACACTGAGCGTGGATTCGACTCCGAGATTCAAACAACTTCCGAAACTTGTGAACGTAAGAATCGAGCCCCATCTGGGTGAGAGATGCGACACTCCCTACCGGATTGTACCCCCTCAAGTGATTGTGCCTGGTAGGTGAATGCTCACTGTAAGGAAATgtggttaaattttttgaaaaatgatcTTTGTTCTTATAATAACCGGAAATTCGAGTAATTTCATCGCGTTTTAACTTCGTTTAATTTTGCCTCGTTTTTGCCGCCGGTTAATGTGGATCACTTTTGATTGGTGCAGCGCAAGGTCACGTGACGATATCAGCCCTGTTCAACCCCGTGATTGGCCAATGCGACAGCAAGGAGGGAAGAGAGTGCCTGGCATATGCGCTCGGTTATATGACGTTGGACTCGAGTGACGTAAAAGAGGAGAAAGATAAGGTAGTGTGACGTCACGTTGTATTATTTCACGAAATTCGTGCTTCTAATACTGTATTATAATTTCCGCTGGTTGTAAACATGTTTTACGGTTTCCTTTGCCATTTTCCCAGACTTAAAATGAATGCAGCATCGTACAAAGTCAATGTCGTGCTGTGGTGTACTCaccgataataattaataattaattaaaaaatcaatattaGAAAATTTTCTCCGACTTGATCTTGGATGAAAGAGATTCTTTTTCTGACTTACGCATCACCTTCTGTTGCAGAAATCTTGAATAACTGCTTCCATGTTTTCCCGAGCAGGTAACCAGAGGCGACGGATACGTGATCGCCCCCTTACGTCTGGAGATGACGTCTTTAGTTCGTCCGGGGATGCTCCGGATCGAAATGGAGGACGAAGAGGAGCAAACTTCCTTCCACATCCCTCTCTCGCATCTGGACACGGAGCAACAGGTGAGGGCATCATTCACGGACTGATAGTGTCCGTGCTACAAGCGTCGTGCGGGTACCTTCGTTTCGTCTGCGGTTTTCGAGAAAGTAAAACTTACACTTAACTGTGACGTCATGATCTCTTTTATGTGATATGTTGTCATCACGTTGATGTAAGCTGTGTGCGGTTTAATGTGTAGGATTTGAGTTGTCTGTAAGTTTCAGTTCAATTTCCGGCTTATTTTGCGTTTTCTTCTAAACCCCACGACGTTTCTAATCTTGCCAGACCAACCCCGGGGCTACAAAGCGCGGTTTTCAGAAAGTTTGCCAAAAACGCAAGATttgccaatttttttcaacCGTTTATggataaaatattaaaacgcCGTCCTTTCGCAGAAAAGCTAAACGTTAAAAGACCCGTGTCTTGCAGGGTTCGAGACAGGCGTGTACGCTGGGTAACCCGACCGAGACCACTTTGAGCTTCAGCCTCAGTGTGAGAAAGCCGTTCTTTCTGCTGGCCAATAAGAAGAAGGCAGAACATTTAGCTCGAAACCTGCTTCGCCCTCAGGACAATTTAAAGGTAAGATGACGTTGGGAGAAAATTTGAATTCTACTCTTGTCGATTTCGTTGTGAAATGCCGCAGACATAAACGTTTGcggatgtgacgtcattatgcTGCTTTATGTCTTAATACCGCGTTCGTTTTTTGTCGAATTTCTGCGGTGCGCGACGAAATTCGTAGAAATTATAAAGGAGCGTGATGCCCTTCTAGAAGCATGTCGATAACTACTTTCGCTCCACAATCACGCAGAAAAATCTCGATCTGATTTCAACGTGTGCGTTATATGCGAGGGGGCTTTTCCTTGGCGGTCACGCAAAGGGTTGCATCGAGTTATTTTTGAGCGCTTGCCGCAGCATTGTCAGCATATAAAGGCGATGTTTTTGAGTGAAATAGCTGAAGTTAGTATCAAGTTTCGAGACACTTTTTCCGATGTTGGATTCGAGAATTATTGACTTTATAAATAAACGTTAGCTGCTAAATCTGAGCGTCTTTCAAGTAGTGCGAGCGTTTTTCTTACAAATAGCAGGTAGGCAATAGAAATGATGATCAGGCATATGCAATAGGTCATGCGGAAATCCAAATCATCCGCTTGTTAGTAGGTAACTCACCATTCTCGATGAGttgttattatgacgtcaaaccCATTGTTTCGTCAAAACGGCATTACGTCAACATTAGAAAAGTTACTTTTACATCTTAACGCGGGCTCtctaaagtttaaaataagcCGCTTGGCTTAAACAACCGAAGGGATTTCTTTTTTCTATCATCATGCAATGATTTGTCATGGTAAGAGAATATAAAGGTGTATGAGGTTAACATTTTGAAGATCGATTGAGTCTCTACACTGGCTCAGAACGCTTAAAAACGTGATGAAATCACCGAAGGTTATATAAGGAGTGCTGTTCTTGTCTCATCATTTTGTCATCAGTGAGTCTTCATGTTACGTTACAGGCAGACGTTGTCATATGTAAATGTCAT comes from the Clavelina lepadiformis chromosome 5, kaClaLepa1.1, whole genome shotgun sequence genome and includes:
- the LOC143461206 gene encoding deleted in lung and esophageal cancer protein 1-like, whose amino-acid sequence is MEGTTSSLEVMPPGTPTCISPDLSQHEPPMHIPRPSSDRAQDVSHILASVFRDLYTRDVMSKDTVQNLTRSSEGSSKFHKKCMTQLTQVHMDHQKKLDEYNTMERHIIQARARATSADEKALRHVAGDVGGQKYEKLGLPPVASHFRWCLAEDKLKSHKVIVPSDIFTSDHQLIDGPKKSNIPHFSIPTLSSSLHFLKETTDDGYFDENDSFVKSKTQLQEEDVTVTTLSSDSIDLCSVPPQKPASHKVKGDLAKDQWRENMRHETRIEDRTLLARLEERHNFLKNPRFLPLSEPRASRLLTKDQPKQKILKAGREVAQELMTEENIQVFAANPPVVTFTEWSVGRVYEAILELRNVSTVSRQLRVLPPKTSYFSLGLGKYPGSEGLVAPGISTQYNVRFMPESLSDYEDKIQVISQAACPLVVKVKAKRTPPALTISDKIQCGYCLVSGVKSIELPIKNVGGNGRFCILKKCMWPAANFKTVVNPSCLDLGVFQIRPSVFEVLAGERISLELLFAPDEIKDYSEDLVLICDNCQVKYFTIQGCGESAAVELVSVSDGGEEPHRVGEISDLTANHLVRFPSLNPHSFYMKQIIIHNSTNVEMPFSWHILKPNLRSALDTLSVEDINWENFEFYPDPSSPFFVEPRSGNIQPNGIHEFVITFAPNQVGDYTNVFHLVLSNVPDNKQQVTIAKVPSSASSEAVEKSSHANRDESAPRLSRSSSGVQFASVPKVASLREVISLEIEVQGQSIPYSVLLHPPAIVVPGSVLVGATVRRPLRMANYSLAPVQFQWDSESTPNIVEVKPPMGLIDPGEVADLEVTLTGSKPGPLTCDLTCSIEHQDQPMKLSVAAEIKGPEVVIDNLSINYGLIQLGTSVTEKLYIRNTTQLNARWNLIQADNENSGLVVWPSYGELQSLGKQEVTVTFKPTFCQSLNTFLNLEVFGGRGLSVAVRGEVQTQQVCFEDCTLVLQETFLSVPKTSTVKLINQTLFPTSFMFEKSRGNKSCDADAYPPTGVLGPREERLVEITFTSNVNGEVTDLYLPCKIEGMKHPVVLGFYANVLGLSVELSTPGFDGPDLKLDYGPWVGKLETSKVLVTNLTAIRAPWTASVQNFKSRPPLPRQPAHDFKSVKSRRAMLGRTPNLADPLAKSATQAMAEHSKLMLRDGRGLAFAVEPERGFLEPYQSQEINVTAYSDMWGRYNDVFTCQIEGLEAKTIPIEANVVGSPLTFQVANDNQKAVVVRYGTRLEGGSPVTRKLRINNTSPHDVRLDWRTFNYPEPDDKKIIDFKIWFGEAFPLLTEKTSDVSFKSSLRHLSEIPDSPTSQMTLSVDSTPRFKQLPKLVNVRIEPHLGERCDTPYRIVPPQVIVPAQGHVTISALFNPVIGQCDSKEGRECLAYALGYMTLDSSDVKEEKDKVTRGDGYVIAPLRLEMTSLVRPGMLRIEMEDEEEQTSFHIPLSHLDTEQQGSRQACTLGNPTETTLSFSLSVRKPFFLLANKKKAEHLARNLLRPQDNLKVHVGFELDRAMSRDLEQLRTGAQIDGLSLEKDNAFGTEKMVYSDILLIRYSNGVAQEHPLEGVVPVPSFRVSTDNIDFGVCFVGQMKHHQVSIVNLSGATTSWRVQFQDVSDTAEGKFQTEPSSGVLDAFVTHTARNKETLTITFVARSECRSEAVMVFEGDLGEPRHVIKVTGSGSFDGQFEMK